ACAGGCCATGCTGGCCCTGCCAGGTGGAATAGTTGAAGAAGTACACGGCAAAGCCCACGGCCTGGCCGTCAATCTCGCAGATCAGGCCGAAGACAGCCGGGTTGGCGCAGAACAGCGTGCGACGCACATGGTCGGGCGTGGCCTTGACTTCATGCTCGGCCTTTTCATAGATGGCGAGTTCGCGTACGAAGTGCAGGATCAGGTCGATGTCTTGCTCGGTGGCGGGGCGGATATGGAGCTGGCTCATAAAATAACAGGAAAAAGTGGCTTCAGCGCTTGATAGTCAAGCGCTCGCAGCTATGGTTTTTATGTGTCAGGCGACCTGGCGCTCGGGCTCGCTCTGAGCCAGAGTCACGGGCAGGAACTGGCACAGGATCTGGAAGTGGTCCTCGAAGAACTCGGCCTCCATGCGAGGCAGATCGGCAACCGGCACCCAACGGGCCAGGGCGGCGTCGTCCGCGCCCTGTACCGGGGGCAGGCTGGGCTGCACGCCCAGATCCAGATAGTGCACATGGGTGATGGTACGCCCGCGCAGGCTGCGGTCCGGGTGATCGAAGACCTGCACGGCCTGCAGGGCGGCCAGCAGATCGGCCTCGCTGATGGAGGAGCAGGTTTCTTCACGCAACTCGCGCATGCAGGATTGCCAGAGGCTGTCACGCTGCTCCAGAAAGCCGCCGGGCAGTGCCCACAGGCCCTGGCCCGGAGCATGGCCGCGCTGGATCAGAAGCACCTGGTCCTGGCCCTTGGCACGGCAGCGCAGCAGCGCATCCACGGTGACGAACACCGGTGCATAAGGTGCCTTGGCCCAGGCCCGCTTGTAGTCCTGCAGCATATGCCACTCTTTTTGCAGGCGCAGATACAGCGGTGTCTGGGCCCAGCGGCGCAAAAAGTCCAGCGTGCTCTCGGGCATCTGGGAGGAAAGCCTGGCCAGGGCGGCCTCCATGGTCTCGGGCGAGGCGTCGCCTTCACCGAAGAAGATTTCGCGCAGCGGAGTGGCATCGAACTGGCCCAGGCGTGGCAGGCTGATCAGCTCCCAGCCCGGAAAGCGGGCCAGATAGCTGCTGCTGGAGTCCTTGAAATGTCCGACCAGGGCCACGCTCGCGCCTTCGGGCACATGGGCCTGCACAGCTTCGCGCACGGCATGCACCCACAGCGGCTCGTTGTAGTAGTCGCGCACGGGAACGCAGCGCACGCGTTCGGCATCCTCTTTCGATAGCGCATTGCGCAACATCTGCGCGCGCTCCTGCCAGCTGAACGGGTTTTTGGGATTGGGTGCCTGCCAGGCGCTGCCCAGTACCACCACGACCTGGCGAGCCCGCTCCAGTGCGGCGTGAAGCAAAGCCATGTGGCCGTTGTGCAGTGGCTGAAAGCGGCCGATCAGCACGGCGGTATGCAGGGGCACGGAGGTGGGCAGAGTCTCAGGGGCGGCGGCGATGACACGCTTGCTGGAGGTGTTGGGACTGGCTTGAGGCATGAGAGCAAAACCCGTACAGAAATCTGCGCCCGCAAGGGCAAATATGGATAAAAGTGCGCAAAACGCTTACTGGGTAAGCGAGAGTAGCTCACATTTTTAAAGATTTAACCAGGCCCGGCACGGCCACAGTCGGCATTCGAGGCAGGTCGGCAGGTGCTCGGCCGCACACAAGGTGCGACAGGGCTTTGCCAGCTTGTCTCAAGCGGGTGTCGGGCATTGCTATTCGTAGTGTGCCGCAATCGGCATCTGCCGGCCCGTGCCAAAGGCCCGTGGGCGTACTCTGAGCATGGGCGGAGCCTGGCGGCGCTTGTATTCGCTGCGGAACACCAGCTTCTGCACGCGGGCGATGGTCTCGGGGCCACCGGCCTCGGTGCGCAGCTTGGCCACAAAGGCCGCGGCCTGCGCATATTCCTTGTTGGACAGATGCTGGCCCTCGATATGCCATTTGAGAATCTCGTCGAGCACGGCATAGGGCGGCAGGTTGTCCTCGTCCTTCTGGCCGGGAGCCAGCTCGGCCGAGGGCGGCTTGTCGATGATGGCCTGCGGGATCAGCTCGCGGCCCGCATGGCGGTTGATATGGCGTGACAGCTCGAAGACCTCGGTCTTGTACAGATCGCCGAGCAGGCCCAGACCGCCGTTGGTGTCGCCATACAGGGTGCAGTAGCCCACCGAGACTTCGGACTTGTTGCCCGTGGTCAGCAGCAGATGACCGAAAGCATTGGAAAACTCCATCAGCGTGGTGCCGCGTGCGCGGGCCTGCAGGTTTTCCAGTGCCAGACCCTTGAGCGGTTCGCCAAAGCTGGCCTCGAACTGGCGTGCATAGGTGGTGACCAGCTCCTTGATGGGGTGCTCGTACAGCCTGATGCCCAGATTGCGGCACAGCTGCACCGAGTCGTCGACCGAGCCCGCCGAGGAGTAGCTGGATGGCATGGTGATGCCGACCACGTTGTCCGCCCCCAGGGCATCGACGGCCAGGGCCAGCGTCAAGGCCGAATCGATGCCGCCCGAGCTGCCGACCACCACCTGCCGGAAACCGCAGCGGCGTGCATAGTCGCGCAGGCCCAGCACGATCTGCTGGCGGTAGAACTCCATGGTGGCCAGGCCTTGCGCCGGCACGGCAGGCAAGGCCGTGCCGTCGCAGGCCTGAAACCGGCCCTGCGCATTCAGCTCCAGTGTGTAGATATCTTCTTCGAAGCGCTTGGCTTCAAACACCAGGCCCGCCTCGGGCTCCACGGCAAACGAGGCGCCATCGAACACGATCTGGTCCTGGCCGCCGATCTGGTTGATGTAGAGGATGGCCAGCTTGTGGCGTGCCGCCGCCTGGGTGAAGACCTCGTGACGCTGCTCGCGCTTGCCCAGGTGGCTGGGGCTGGCGTTGATGCTGATGACCAGGTCGGGGGCCGCATCGCCCATGCGTACAAAGGGGTTGGTGGCGTAGTCGGCGCCCTGGTCGTTCCAGCCGTCCTCGCAGACCAGAAAGCCCACCTGGCAGTTGCCCACGCGCAGCACCTTGGCCGTGTCGGCTCCGGGCTCGAAATGGCGGCGCTCGTCAAAGATGTTGTAGGTGGGCAGCAGTTGCTTGTCGTACTGCAGGCGGATCTGTCCGTTCTTCAGCACCAGCAGGCTGTTGTGCAGCGGTTTGCCGGGGCCGTCGTGGCGCGTGGGTGCGCCCACGACCCAGTGCAGATCGGGGAACTGGCGCGTGGCCTGCAGCAGCTCCTGCAGACCTGCATCCAGTCTTTGCAGAAAGCTGGGCTCGTCCAGCAGGTCGCCGGGGTAGTAGCCGCACAGCGACAGTTCGGAAAACACCACCAGGTCGGCCTGTTCGGCCGCCGCCCTGGTCGCGGCTTCTCTCATGCGGCGGATATTGCCGCTGATGTCGCCCACCATGTAGTTGAGCTGGGCGAGGGTGACTTTCAGCATGGTTTTCTCCAGGGAATCAGGCGGCCTTGGCAGCAGGCTCAGGGATATTGAAGACCTGACGCAGATAGGCCAGATAGGTCTCGTCGTTGCACAGTGTCTTGCCGGGCGAGTCCGAAATCTTGGCTACGGGCTGGCCGTTGGCATGGGTCAGCTTCATCACGATATTGATCGTGGTCAGTCCCATGTCATTGGTCAGTCGCGTGCCTATGCCGAAGCCGCACTGAATACGATCGGCAAAGCGGTGGTAGAGCGCCAGGGCCGTGTCCAGATCCAGACCGTCCGAGAACACCAGACGCTTGCTCTGCGGGGCAATGCGCAGCTGGTCATAGTGGGCAATGGCCTTCTCGCCCCATTCAAACGGATCGCCGGAGTCATGACGCAGGCCGTCGAACAGCTTGGCGAAATACATGTCGAAGTCGGCCAGAAAGGCGTCCATGCCCACGGTATCGGTCAGGGCGATACCGAGATCGCCGCGGTATTCCTGCACCCAGTCCTCGAGGGCAGCTACCTGGAAGTCGCGCAGACGCACGCCCAGGGCCTGATAGGTCTGCAGATACTCATGGGCCATGGTGCCGATGGGCACCAGGTTCAGATCGCGCGCCAGCAGCACATTGGATGTGCCCTTGAACCACTGCGCGGTCTCCTGGGCAAAAGCCTGCACCACCTCGCGTTGCCAGGCTCCCGAGAAGCGGCGGCGCACGCCGAAGTCAAACAGCTCGAAGGGGTTGTGCAGCTTGGCCTCGACAGCCAGGTGCCTGAGCTGGGCCAGCTTGACCTGCAGGCGCTTGCGGCCTTCGACCAGAGCGGCCTCGGCATCGAAGCGGCGGAAGTACAGCTCGTTGACGATGGCCAGCACATAGATCTCGAAGCCCATCACATGGACTTGCGGGCCCTTGGCCACGATATGCAGCCGGTCGCCCTCGGCCCAGGCGCGAATGAAGGCACGCTGGAACTGGAAGATGCGCAGAAAGTCGATGAAGTCGCTCTTCATGAAGCGCAGACCGGCCAGATAGTCCAGCTCGCCCTGGTCAAAGCGCAGACTGCACAGGGCGTCCAGCTCGCGCTCCACCTCGGGCAGCAAGTCGGCCAGCGGGAAGGCCGTGGGCGTGCGGCAGACAAATTCGTACTCGGCCTCGGTCTGGGGGTGGCGGTGCAGCATGGCCTGCCACATGGTGAACTTGTAGAGGTCGGTGTCCAGCAGGCTGGTGATGATGGGCTTCATGCCGTTCTTCTTTTCAAAAATATGAGCTGCTAGCGCTTTATCCATAAGTGCTAGAGGCTGATTTGTCTCATAAGCCAAAGCTGGCGCTGGTTTCGCAGCGTACACCGGTTGCTCGCATGCGTTGCAGGAAGTCGCGGTGTGCGGCCTCGAATCCTGCGACCGGGCTCATGCAGTCCGTCAGCAGTACGATGCGTGAGTAGTCGCTGCTGCCCCAGTGCTCCACGATGTGCTCGGTGGTGGCGCGCACGCAATGGCTGCTGGCCTCGCCCGCAATCACCAGGGTGCTGCTCTGGCGCAACTGGGCCACCAGGGCGGTGTTGAGTCCAGTTTCGCCATCCTGCGGGTCGGGAACCTCGGCACGAATGGCGCTGTAATGCTCGGTCCAGGGGTTCATGCCCTTGAAGACATGGCGGGTGGCACGGTGCTGCAGCTCCTGCCATTGGCGGCAGGCCGCGAGCACACTGGCATGGATGCCATGACCCCAGCTGCCGATCTCGCAGTGCAGCGGCCAGACCATGAGGGTGTAGCTGCCCTGGGCCTCCAGCTGATCCAGGTATTGCAGCGTGTGTTCACGTTCGGCAGCGTTGCGCGGTGCATAGTCGCCGGCACGGACCTGCGCTGCCGTGATCGGGGTGAATGGCAGGACGGCACGGCCATCGCGCTGCTGCCAGAAAGCGGGATGGGCAATGTCGTAAGCCTGGTGCGAGTCCAGAGTGATGGTGATCTGGTCCAGCTTGTCTCCCTGGGCTGCCATCCAGCTGCTCAGGCGCTGCATATCGGCATGAGCACCCGTCACCGGAAGGCTGGGTGCCATCAGCTGATGAGTGTCAGGTGAGCGGGGGCACCAGTCGGCAGGCAGATCGCAGAAGTCGTTTTGCGGGTCAATGATGAGCAGCTGGGTTTGTGGATGACTCATGGTGTTCAGCTTTCCTGCGAGATGCGATGTCTGCAGTCTAAAACACTTAAAATATTTTTGCAACTAAGTATCTTTTGCTTCGTGTGAAATAATTAGGAAAGAAAAACGAAGTTGGTAAAAAAATGAATCAAAGTGATGAGCGCAGGGAAGCGGTGCAGGTGAGCGTGGATGTGGTGCTGCTGACCCTGGTGGAGCAGCAGCTGCATGCCGTGCTGCTGCGTCGTCAGGCTGCGCCTTTTGCCGGGGTGTGGGCCTTGCCCGGCGGCTTTATTCATACCGATGAGGATGCGGACGCCAAGGCCAGTGCGGCGCGCGTGCTCAGAACCAAGGTGGGCATAGAAGGTGCGTATCTTGAGCAGCTGGCCACCTTCAGCGGCCCGGCGCGCGATCCGCGCGGCTGGTCGGTGGCAATCGCCTATTGCGCTTTGCTGCCCGTGCAGAACCTGCCCCCCGATCGCGCCGATATCAGCGTGGTGCCGCTCTCGGCCCTGCCGCAACTGCCGTTCGATCACCGTGCCATCCTGGATGCAGCCCTGGAGCGCGTGCGCAGCAAAAGCCTGTATTCCTCTTTGCCCGTGCATCTGTGCGGCGAAACCTTCACGCTGCCGCAGCTGCAGCAGGTCTATGAAAACATTCTGGGCGAGCCGCTGAACAAGGTCAGCTTCAGGCGCAAGATGGACGAGATGGACTGGCTGGAAGCCGTGCCAGGAGCCATGCTGGGTGGCGGGGCGCATCGGCCCGCCCAGCTTTACCGGGCCAAGCCCGACTTCAGTCAGACGCTGGCGCTGACTGCCCGTGGGCTTTGAGATCGTAAGCACGTTCTCGGGTCGGCCTGCATGAAAAATGCCTGCACAAGGCAGGCATTCGGGTTGGTGTTTCGGGTCGGGCCGCGTCGACTAGCTGACTGCGCCAATGCCCAGCAGGGCCAGAACCACGAAGATCACGGCAACGGCAATGAAAATAAAAAACAGGATCTTGGCGATGCCGGCTGCGCCTGCTGCTACGCCGGTAAAGCCGAAAACACCGGCCACCAGGGAGATGATGGCAAAAATAATGGCCCACTTGAGCATCGGAACTCCTTTGTCTGAAGCGATGCCTCGAGACTAAGTCGCCAGGTGCGGACTCATGGTGCTCATTTGGGGAAAATCCTTGTCGGCTTGATCCGACAACAAAAAAGCCACCGCGATGGTTCGCGATGGCTTCTTGATGAGGCTTGAGGGCTCAAGCCCTTGGATCCTCAGGCTCGGCGGGTGTCCGAATTACTTCAGACCTGCGGCGGCGCGCAGCAGGGCTGCCTTGTCGGTGCGTTCCCAGGTGAACTCGGGCTCTTCGCGGCCGAAGTGACCGTAAGCTGCAGTCTTGCTGTAGATGGGGCGCAGCAGATCCAGCATCTGGATGATGCCCTTGGGACGCAGGTCGAAATGCGCCGCCACCAGCTTGGCGATTTCCGCATCGGGAATCACGCCCGTGCCTTCGGTGTACACGGTGATGTTCATGGGGCGGGCCACGCCGATGGCGTAAGCGACCTGCACTTGGCACTGGCGCGCCAGACCGGCGGCCACCACGTTCTTGGCCACATAGCGGGCGGCGTAGGCCGCCGAGCGGTCCACCTTGGTTGGATCTTTGCCGGAGAAGGCGCCGCCGCCATGGGGGCAGGCACCGCCGTAGGTGTCCACGATGATCTTGCGGCCGGTCAGGCCGCAGTCACCCTGAGGGCCGCCCACGACGAAGCGGCCGGTAGGGTTGATCAGGTATTTGGTGTCCAGCAGCCACTCGGAGGGCAGCACGGGCTTGATGATCTCTTCGATGATGGCTTCGGTGAACGATGCCTTCATCTTGGTCGCCGTTTCCGACTGATCGGGGCTGTGCTGGGTGGACAGCACCACGGTGTCGATGCTGTGGGGCTTGCCGTCCACATAGCGCAGGGTCACCTGGCTCTTGGCGTCGGGGCGCAGGAAAGGCAGACGGCCATCCTTGCGCAACTGGGCTTGGCGCTCCATCAGACGGTGTGCGTAATAGATGGGGGCGGGCATCAGCTCGGGCGTTTCGTCACAGGCGTAGCCGAACATCAGGCCCTGGTCGCCAGCGCCGGTATTCAGCTCGTCATCGCTGGCCTTGTCCACGCCCTGGGCGATGTCCTGGCTTTGCTTGTCATAGGCGACGAGCACCGAGCAACCCTTGTAGTCGATGCCGTATTCGGTGTTGTCGTAGCCGATGCGCTTGATGGTGTCGCGTGCGACCTGGATGTAGTCCACATTCGCACCGGTGGTGATTTCACCGGCCAATACCACCAGACCGGTGTTGGTCAGTGTCTCGGCAGCCACGCGGCTGTGCGGGTCTTGGGTGAAAATAGCGTCCAGAATCGCGTCAGAGATCTGGTCGGCAACCTTGTCGGGGTGGCCTTCAGAAACCGATTCCGAGGTAAACAGAAAATCGCTGTTCGCCATTGATATAACTCCTTGTAGCTTGGGCAATTGCGTTGCCCGAGCTTCGAAGTCTGGCGAACGCTTTAGCAGTTTTGTTTTTACGTCGCCCTGCAAGTTGCTCTTTAACTCAGCGACCCCGCTATTCTAATGCCTTCCCTGTTTCGACTGTTTGCTGCACTGCCTTTATGGCTATTGCATGGCCTTGGTGCTGCCATGGGGTGGGTGACCTGGGCGCTATCTCCCACCTATCGGCGCCGATTTGCAGCCAATGCGGCGCAGGCTGGCTATGCATTTGCCCAGGTCAAGGCTGCCGTGGGGCAGGCGGGTCGCATGGTGTTCGAGATGCCGCGCATCTGGCTGGGCCATTTGCCGGATTGCGATATTGTTAATGGAGCCGTGGCCGAGCAGGCCTATGCGCGTGGCAAGGGCATTGTGTTTCTCACGCCGCATCTGGGCTGCTTCGAGATGTCCGTGCAGGCCGCAGCGCGGCGCTGGTCGGACCTGCATGGCGCAATCACCGTGCTCTACCGCCCTGCACGCCAGGGCTGGCTGGCCGAAATTCTGGAAACCGCGCGCAATCGTCCTGGCGTTCAGGCCGTTCCCACCACCCTGGCGGGTGTGCGTCAGATGATCAAGGCGCTGCGCAAGGGTGCGGCCGTGGGGCTGTTGCCCGATCAGGTGCCGCCCAACGGTCTTGGCATCTGGTCGCCTTTTTTCGGCCGCGATGCGTATACGATGACATTGGCAGCACGCCTGGTGCTGCAAACCGGGGCCACGGTCATCGTGGCGCGGTGCGAGCGCAAGTCCTGGGGGCGGGGCTACACGCTGTATCTAGAGGAATTGCCTGTGCCCGAATCTCAAACGCTGGAAGCCACCGTGGCGCTGATCAATCGCGCCATGGAAACCACCATTCGCCAGTCTCCGCAGCAATATCTGTGGGGCTATGGCCGCTACAAGCAGCCGCGTGAAGACAAGCAACCCTCG
This region of Comamonas thiooxydans genomic DNA includes:
- a CDS encoding GNAT family N-acetyltransferase, which gives rise to MSQLHIRPATEQDIDLILHFVRELAIYEKAEHEVKATPDHVRRTLFCANPAVFGLICEIDGQAVGFAVYFFNYSTWQGQHGLYLEDLYITPDARGHGAGKALLQHLARIAMEKDCGRFEWSCLDWNTPSIKFYDSLGALPQTEWIRYRMTGSALQAMATGEKQA
- a CDS encoding bifunctional nicotinamide-nucleotide adenylyltransferase/Nudix hydroxylase; the protein is MPQASPNTSSKRVIAAAPETLPTSVPLHTAVLIGRFQPLHNGHMALLHAALERARQVVVVLGSAWQAPNPKNPFSWQERAQMLRNALSKEDAERVRCVPVRDYYNEPLWVHAVREAVQAHVPEGASVALVGHFKDSSSSYLARFPGWELISLPRLGQFDATPLREIFFGEGDASPETMEAALARLSSQMPESTLDFLRRWAQTPLYLRLQKEWHMLQDYKRAWAKAPYAPVFVTVDALLRCRAKGQDQVLLIQRGHAPGQGLWALPGGFLEQRDSLWQSCMRELREETCSSISEADLLAALQAVQVFDHPDRSLRGRTITHVHYLDLGVQPSLPPVQGADDAALARWVPVADLPRMEAEFFEDHFQILCQFLPVTLAQSEPERQVA
- a CDS encoding NAD+ synthase; this translates as MLKVTLAQLNYMVGDISGNIRRMREAATRAAAEQADLVVFSELSLCGYYPGDLLDEPSFLQRLDAGLQELLQATRQFPDLHWVVGAPTRHDGPGKPLHNSLLVLKNGQIRLQYDKQLLPTYNIFDERRHFEPGADTAKVLRVGNCQVGFLVCEDGWNDQGADYATNPFVRMGDAAPDLVISINASPSHLGKREQRHEVFTQAAARHKLAILYINQIGGQDQIVFDGASFAVEPEAGLVFEAKRFEEDIYTLELNAQGRFQACDGTALPAVPAQGLATMEFYRQQIVLGLRDYARRCGFRQVVVGSSGGIDSALTLALAVDALGADNVVGITMPSSYSSAGSVDDSVQLCRNLGIRLYEHPIKELVTTYARQFEASFGEPLKGLALENLQARARGTTLMEFSNAFGHLLLTTGNKSEVSVGYCTLYGDTNGGLGLLGDLYKTEVFELSRHINRHAGRELIPQAIIDKPPSAELAPGQKDEDNLPPYAVLDEILKWHIEGQHLSNKEYAQAAAFVAKLRTEAGGPETIARVQKLVFRSEYKRRQAPPMLRVRPRAFGTGRQMPIAAHYE
- the pncB gene encoding nicotinate phosphoribosyltransferase, whose amino-acid sequence is MKPIITSLLDTDLYKFTMWQAMLHRHPQTEAEYEFVCRTPTAFPLADLLPEVERELDALCSLRFDQGELDYLAGLRFMKSDFIDFLRIFQFQRAFIRAWAEGDRLHIVAKGPQVHVMGFEIYVLAIVNELYFRRFDAEAALVEGRKRLQVKLAQLRHLAVEAKLHNPFELFDFGVRRRFSGAWQREVVQAFAQETAQWFKGTSNVLLARDLNLVPIGTMAHEYLQTYQALGVRLRDFQVAALEDWVQEYRGDLGIALTDTVGMDAFLADFDMYFAKLFDGLRHDSGDPFEWGEKAIAHYDQLRIAPQSKRLVFSDGLDLDTALALYHRFADRIQCGFGIGTRLTNDMGLTTINIVMKLTHANGQPVAKISDSPGKTLCNDETYLAYLRQVFNIPEPAAKAA
- a CDS encoding cysteine hydrolase, with product MSHPQTQLLIIDPQNDFCDLPADWCPRSPDTHQLMAPSLPVTGAHADMQRLSSWMAAQGDKLDQITITLDSHQAYDIAHPAFWQQRDGRAVLPFTPITAAQVRAGDYAPRNAAEREHTLQYLDQLEAQGSYTLMVWPLHCEIGSWGHGIHASVLAACRQWQELQHRATRHVFKGMNPWTEHYSAIRAEVPDPQDGETGLNTALVAQLRQSSTLVIAGEASSHCVRATTEHIVEHWGSSDYSRIVLLTDCMSPVAGFEAAHRDFLQRMRATGVRCETSASFGL
- a CDS encoding NrtR DNA-binding winged helix domain-containing protein, with amino-acid sequence MNQSDERREAVQVSVDVVLLTLVEQQLHAVLLRRQAAPFAGVWALPGGFIHTDEDADAKASAARVLRTKVGIEGAYLEQLATFSGPARDPRGWSVAIAYCALLPVQNLPPDRADISVVPLSALPQLPFDHRAILDAALERVRSKSLYSSLPVHLCGETFTLPQLQQVYENILGEPLNKVSFRRKMDEMDWLEAVPGAMLGGGAHRPAQLYRAKPDFSQTLALTARGL
- a CDS encoding DUF1328 domain-containing protein, which produces MLKWAIIFAIISLVAGVFGFTGVAAGAAGIAKILFFIFIAVAVIFVVLALLGIGAVS
- the metK gene encoding methionine adenosyltransferase translates to MANSDFLFTSESVSEGHPDKVADQISDAILDAIFTQDPHSRVAAETLTNTGLVVLAGEITTGANVDYIQVARDTIKRIGYDNTEYGIDYKGCSVLVAYDKQSQDIAQGVDKASDDELNTGAGDQGLMFGYACDETPELMPAPIYYAHRLMERQAQLRKDGRLPFLRPDAKSQVTLRYVDGKPHSIDTVVLSTQHSPDQSETATKMKASFTEAIIEEIIKPVLPSEWLLDTKYLINPTGRFVVGGPQGDCGLTGRKIIVDTYGGACPHGGGAFSGKDPTKVDRSAAYAARYVAKNVVAAGLARQCQVQVAYAIGVARPMNITVYTEGTGVIPDAEIAKLVAAHFDLRPKGIIQMLDLLRPIYSKTAAYGHFGREEPEFTWERTDKAALLRAAAGLK
- a CDS encoding lysophospholipid acyltransferase family protein, which codes for MPSLFRLFAALPLWLLHGLGAAMGWVTWALSPTYRRRFAANAAQAGYAFAQVKAAVGQAGRMVFEMPRIWLGHLPDCDIVNGAVAEQAYARGKGIVFLTPHLGCFEMSVQAAARRWSDLHGAITVLYRPARQGWLAEILETARNRPGVQAVPTTLAGVRQMIKALRKGAAVGLLPDQVPPNGLGIWSPFFGRDAYTMTLAARLVLQTGATVIVARCERKSWGRGYTLYLEELPVPESQTLEATVALINRAMETTIRQSPQQYLWGYGRYKQPREDKQPSGEKA